DNA from Polaribacter sp. NJDZ03:
AATCAATAGCAATAGGCTTCAGCCTATTGTTTATATTAAAAAGTAAATTATCGGCTTTAGCCAAAACCCTAAAAAACAGCAATCTTCCACATTAAAAGGATTATTGGAAGGCAAATCGACCTATATCGTAATGTTTATAATTTACATCTGTCGGATTAAAAAACTTCCATCTATCAATACTATAATTCTTTACTGTTCTAAATATAAGAATTAAATGCTCAGCTAGTGCTCGTTTGTAACGAGTACCCTATATGTTATTGGCACTCGTTACAAACGAGCGCGATCTAAGAAATAAAAGGAAAAAGGTTAAAATATCAACAGTTATTCTAACGGTTTCAATCCTTAACGCGTATTTCAAACCTAATAAAGAAGGTTTTTTAAGATTACCAAAACGTATTCAGACCTCACAGGTTTTCAAAACCTGTGAGGTCTTTTTAAACACACAATTCACCACAAATTTGTCATTTCGACCTTTTGGGGAGAAATCTAATAACAGTGATATTGAAACACTAACCAAACTTTATGAGATTTCTCCTAAAGTCGAAATGACAATTGTTTTTAAAAAAATACGCTTTATTCCGTTTGCCTCTGCTAGTGCTCGTTTGTAACGAGTACCAAACCTAATGTTCTATATATTATTGTCACTCGTTAAAAACGAGCGTGAGCAAAAGATAAATCTCACAACAATGATAACGCAACACTAACCAAACTTTATGAAATCTCTCCTAAAGTCGAAATGACAATTGTGTAAAAAAAACATTTTATCCTCTGCTAGTGCTCGTTTACAACGAGTATCGAACCTAATATTCTACATATTTTTGGCACTCGTTACAAACGAGCGCGAGCAAAAGAAATTAAAGAAAAAAGGTTAAGAATAGCAACAGTTATTCGAACGCCTTCAATCCTTAACCCGTATTGCTAACTTAATAAGGAAGGTTTTTTAAGATTACCTAAACGTATTCAGACCTCACAGGTTTTTAAAACCTGTGAGGTCTTTTTTAAATGCATATTCACACAAATTTGTCTCCGCTAGTGCTCGTTTGTAACGAGTACCGAACCTAATGTTCTATATATTATTGGCACTCGTTACAAACGAGCGTGAGCAAAAGATAAATCTCACAACAATGATAACGCAACACTAACCAAACTTTATGAGATCTCTCCTAAAGTCGAAATGACAATTGTGTAAAAAAAACATTTTATCCTCGCTAATGCTCGTTTACAACGAGTATCGAACCTAATATTCTACATATTTTTGGCACTGGTTACAAACGAGCGCGAGCAAAAGAAATTAAAGAAAAAAGGTTAAGAATAGCAACAGTTATTCGAACGGTTTCAATTCTTAACGCGTATTAAAAACCTAATAAGGAAGGTTTTTTAAGATTACCTAAACGTATTCAGACCTCACAGGTTTTTAAAACCTGTGAGGTCTTTTTTAAATGCATATTCACACAAATTTGTCTCCGCTAGTGCTCGTTTGTAACGAGTACCCAACCTAATGTTCTATATATCATTGGCACTCGTTAAAAACGAGCGCGAGCAAAAGATAAATCTCATAACAGTGATAACGCAACACTAACCAAACTTTATGAGATTTCTCCTAAAGTCGAAATGACAATTGTGTAAAAAAAATATACTTTCTTCTAAGAAACAAATTAACTACTCTACGATTAAATGCGGAACGTTATCTACATTCCAGTCAATAACCAAACCACCAGCTAAAGATTTAGCCACTTCTTTTCCGTATAAAAATTCACATAAATATAACGCAGCTTCAAAAGATTTTGCGCCACCGGCAGAAGTAATGTATTTTCCGTCGTGTACGAATAACACTTTTTTTCTAATATCTAAATTTGGGAAAGTTGCTCGCATTTTATCAATATCACTCGGGAATGTTGTAGAAACCTTTCCTTTTAAAACTCCTGCTTTTGCTAAAACAAAAGCACCATCGCAATGAGAAGTAATATATGTTGCATCTTTATCTACTCGTTTTACAAAATCTATCATTGCAGTATCTTCTAAATCGGAATCTAAATGATGTTCTGCAGACGGAACTACTAAAATATCAATTTTTGGTAGCGAATCTTTTAAGTAATTAAAATCGGGTAAAATTCTCATTCCTTCAAAAGTAGTAATTGGGTTGTCTGTATTTGCAACCGTAAACACATTCATTGCCTTAATATTTTTTCTAAAAATGGTGTGCTGAAAAATATCGAAAGGTGCTGTTAATTCTGTATTAAAGGTTCCATCCATAATTAAAAAAGCAACATTATATCTGTCTTTTTCTAATTTTGGAAACACTTTTTTAACCTGAACTTCTTTTATATTTTCAGTCTTTTTTTCTACTTTTTTAGATTGACAACCTATAACAGTAATTAGCAATAAGGATAAAAAAACTCTTTTCATTTTATATGTTTTAAGCAGCCATAAAAGTATTCAAATTCATTTTTGTTTTATCTAATTTCTCTAATAAATTTAAGAAGACATGTATTTCTTATCAGCTAAAAAGATACTAAAGATGTCTAGCCCTGATTGAACGGTCTGTTTGAGCTCTTTTTTATTCTTTTTCTGAATAAAAAAAGCGAGTAGTGAAAGCAGGAAATAGCTACTAAAAAAACAATTTTCATTTTAACAGAAGAATTTTTACCACCTCTTTTTTGTTTTGTAGATTTAGCCAAAACTAATTTACCTTTATATGAAGAAACTTTTACTTTTAACATTTTTAAGTCTTTTTTTACTAACTTCTTGTAATTCTACCGTAGAAAAAGAAGCTAAAAAAGACGCTTTTGTAGCAGATAATTACACCAAAAAGGAAGTAAATATTGTAATGCGAGATGGTACAAAATTGCATACAACTATTTATTCGCCAAAAGATACGAGCAAAGAATATCCTATTTTAATGCAAAGAACGCCTTATAGTTCTGCGCCTTACGGAGATGGAAAAATGAAAACTAAAATTGGTCCGAATGTTCATTTAATGAAAGAATTGAACATTGTGGTGTATCAAGATGTGCGTGGTCGTTGGATGAGTGAAGGCGTTTATGATAATATGCGTGCTTACCTTCCGAATAAAACAGACAAACAATCTGATGAGGTTTCTGACACCTACGACACGATTGATTGGTTGGTGAAAAACGTAGAAAACAATAACGGAAATGTAGGTACTTGGGGAATTTCATATCCTGGGCATTATGCAACAATTTCTACAATTGATGCGCATCCGGCTTTAAAAGCGGCTTCTCCACAAGCGTGTATTGGCGATTTTTTCTTTGATGATTTTCATCATAATGGCGCGTTTATGTTAAGTTACTTTAGAGCGATTTCTTTATTTGGTACCTATAAAGACACTCCGACTGATTCTGCTTGGTATTCATTTCCTAAAATGGATTCTGAAGATCAATATCAGTTTTTCTTAGACAAAGGACCTTTAAAAAACTTAAACGAATATTTTCAGAATGATAAATTAGATGTTAAAACGGCTGAGAATAATGATAGCATCGATGATTTTTTCTGGAAAGAACTTGTAGAACATCCTAATTACGATTCTGTTTGGCAAAGCAAAGGAATTATTCAGCATTTAGACAAAGTCCCTTCTACGGTTGCAACCATGATTGTTGGTGGTGAGTTTGATGCAGAAGACTTATACGGACCTTTATCTACATACAAAGCGATAGAAAAAAATGGAAAAGACAATTACAACACCTTAGTTTTTGGGCCTTGGGATCACGGAAAATGGTCTAGAAATACCGTAGAAAAC
Protein-coding regions in this window:
- a CDS encoding DJ-1/PfpI family protein is translated as MKRVFLSLLLITVIGCQSKKVEKKTENIKEVQVKKVFPKLEKDRYNVAFLIMDGTFNTELTAPFDIFQHTIFRKNIKAMNVFTVANTDNPITTFEGMRILPDFNYLKDSLPKIDILVVPSAEHHLDSDLEDTAMIDFVKRVDKDATYITSHCDGAFVLAKAGVLKGKVSTTFPSDIDKMRATFPNLDIRKKVLFVHDGKYITSAGGAKSFEAALYLCEFLYGKEVAKSLAGGLVIDWNVDNVPHLIVE
- a CDS encoding CocE/NonD family hydrolase, which gives rise to MKKLLLLTFLSLFLLTSCNSTVEKEAKKDAFVADNYTKKEVNIVMRDGTKLHTTIYSPKDTSKEYPILMQRTPYSSAPYGDGKMKTKIGPNVHLMKELNIVVYQDVRGRWMSEGVYDNMRAYLPNKTDKQSDEVSDTYDTIDWLVKNVENNNGNVGTWGISYPGHYATISTIDAHPALKAASPQACIGDFFFDDFHHNGAFMLSYFRAISLFGTYKDTPTDSAWYSFPKMDSEDQYQFFLDKGPLKNLNEYFQNDKLDVKTAENNDSIDDFFWKELVEHPNYDSVWQSKGIIQHLDKVPSTVATMIVGGEFDAEDLYGPLSTYKAIEKNGKDNYNTLVFGPWDHGKWSRNTVENYVGNYYFGDSISLKFQSDVETKFFNHFLKGNGDKNSGLPEAYVFDSGKKEWNSFDTWPPKNVVKQDWFLSENQELTSDKKATEKINFISDIKHPVPYSEDIKTVFTPRKYMTDDQRFAARRPDVLVFETDVLTDDFTLAGDILAKLKVATTGSAADWIVKVIDVHPADAEENNDKLQDHLKMGNYHLMVRSEVLRGRFRNSFEHPEPFIPNKKTDVNITLQDVFHTFKKGHKVQVQVQSTWFPLIDLNPQTYVDNIYKADEKDFKTQTHTVFTDSSIEFSVLK